The following coding sequences are from one Aeromicrobium duanguangcaii window:
- the aspS gene encoding aspartate--tRNA ligase — MICTHDAGTLTAANIGESVTLAGWVARRRDHGGVAFIDLREASGVAQVVVREDVAHQLRNEFCIKVTGTVQRRPEGNENPAIPTGEIEVIADDVEILSKSEPLPFPIDEHVEVGEEARLKHRYLDLRRPAPAHAMRLRSKVNATARRVLEGHDFVEVETPTLTRSTPEGARDFLVPARLRPGSWYALPQSPQLFKQLLMVGGLERYYQIARCYRDEDFRADRQPEFTQLDIEMSFVDPDDVMALAEEIYVALWKLIDVDLPTPFPRITYADAMSKYGSDKPDLRFDLELVELTDYFKDTPFRVFQAPYVGAVVHPGGASQARRTLDGWQEWAKQRGARGLAYVLVQEDGSLTGPVAKNLSDAEREGLVEAVGAKPGDAVYFSAGPVKSSRQLLGAARIEIAKRENLIDESKWAFCFVVDWPMFESVSELDSGDVAVGGGEWTAVHHAFTAPQDPATLATPGESLAQAYDIVCNGNEVGGGSIRIHREDVQKRVFEIMGIGEDEAQEKFGFLLDAFKYGAPPHGGIAFGWDRTVALLAGADSIREVIAFPKSGGGYDPLTAAPAPITPEQRAEAGVDATPDEDEDEDEKQA, encoded by the coding sequence GTGATCTGCACCCATGACGCCGGGACCCTGACCGCCGCGAACATCGGCGAGAGCGTCACGCTCGCCGGCTGGGTCGCGCGCCGCCGCGACCACGGCGGAGTCGCCTTCATCGACCTGCGCGAGGCCAGCGGCGTCGCCCAGGTCGTCGTCCGCGAGGACGTCGCCCACCAGCTGCGCAACGAGTTCTGCATCAAGGTCACCGGCACGGTCCAGCGCCGTCCCGAGGGCAACGAGAACCCGGCGATCCCCACCGGCGAGATCGAGGTCATCGCCGACGACGTCGAGATCCTCTCGAAGTCCGAGCCGCTGCCGTTCCCGATCGACGAGCACGTCGAGGTGGGCGAGGAGGCACGCCTCAAGCACCGCTACCTCGACCTGCGCCGGCCCGCCCCGGCCCACGCGATGCGGCTGCGCTCGAAGGTCAACGCCACGGCGCGCCGCGTGCTGGAGGGCCACGACTTCGTCGAGGTCGAGACGCCCACGCTGACCCGCTCCACGCCCGAGGGCGCCCGCGACTTCCTCGTGCCGGCGCGTCTGCGTCCGGGCAGCTGGTACGCGCTGCCGCAGAGCCCGCAGCTGTTCAAGCAGCTGCTCATGGTCGGCGGCCTCGAGCGGTACTACCAGATCGCGCGCTGCTACCGCGACGAGGACTTCCGTGCCGATCGTCAGCCCGAGTTCACCCAGCTCGACATCGAGATGAGCTTCGTCGACCCCGACGACGTCATGGCGCTGGCCGAGGAGATCTACGTCGCGCTGTGGAAGCTGATCGACGTCGACCTGCCCACGCCGTTCCCGCGCATCACCTACGCGGACGCGATGAGCAAGTACGGCTCGGACAAGCCGGACCTGCGCTTCGACCTCGAGCTGGTCGAGCTGACCGACTACTTCAAGGACACGCCCTTCCGCGTGTTCCAGGCGCCCTACGTCGGTGCGGTCGTGCACCCCGGTGGCGCCTCCCAGGCCCGCCGCACGCTCGACGGCTGGCAGGAGTGGGCCAAGCAGCGCGGCGCCCGTGGCCTGGCCTACGTGCTCGTCCAGGAGGACGGCTCGCTGACCGGACCGGTCGCCAAGAACCTGTCCGACGCCGAGCGTGAGGGTCTCGTCGAGGCCGTCGGCGCGAAGCCCGGCGACGCCGTCTACTTCTCGGCCGGCCCGGTCAAGAGCTCGCGTCAGCTGCTCGGCGCCGCGCGCATCGAGATCGCCAAGCGCGAGAACCTCATCGACGAGTCGAAGTGGGCCTTCTGCTTCGTCGTCGACTGGCCGATGTTCGAGTCCGTCAGCGAGCTCGACTCCGGTGACGTCGCCGTCGGCGGCGGCGAGTGGACCGCCGTGCACCACGCGTTCACGGCGCCCCAGGATCCCGCGACCCTCGCGACGCCCGGCGAGTCCCTCGCCCAGGCCTACGACATCGTCTGCAACGGCAACGAGGTCGGCGGCGGCTCGATCCGTATCCATCGCGAGGACGTGCAGAAGCGCGTCTTCGAGATCATGGGCATCGGCGAGGACGAGGCCCAGGAGAAGTTCGGCTTCCTGCTCGACGCGTTCAAGTACGGCGCCCCGCCGCACGGCGGCATCGCCTTCGGCTGGGACCGCACGGTCGCGCTGCTGGCCGGCGCCGACTCGATCCGCGAGGTCATCGCGTTCCCGAAGTCCGGTGGCGGCTACGACCCGCTGACCGCGGCTCCGGCGCCGATCACGCCCGAGCAGCGTGCCGAGGCCGGTGTCGACGCCACCCCGGACGAGGACGAGGACGAGGACGAGAAGCAGGCATGA
- a CDS encoding DinB family protein, giving the protein MSTWLPPEEDPRPQGKPVGELATYAEYLAYHRLTLQLKCDGLSPEQLALRSVAPSTLSLLGLVRHLAYVEHHWFVQVAQQSDEESLFLEADDRDADFTGAVGTQECVDEAFGALRLQIARADEWLDVLDDTDLGRELPHGSGTISIRELLVHMIEEYARHNGHADLLRECIDGRTGD; this is encoded by the coding sequence ATGAGCACCTGGCTGCCTCCGGAGGAGGACCCGCGCCCTCAGGGCAAGCCGGTCGGTGAGCTGGCCACGTACGCCGAGTACCTGGCCTACCACCGGCTGACCTTGCAGCTGAAGTGCGACGGGCTCTCCCCGGAGCAGCTGGCGCTGCGCAGCGTGGCGCCCAGCACGCTGTCGCTGCTCGGTCTCGTGCGGCACCTCGCGTACGTCGAACACCACTGGTTCGTCCAGGTCGCCCAGCAGTCCGACGAGGAGTCGCTGTTCCTCGAGGCCGACGACCGGGACGCCGACTTCACCGGCGCCGTCGGCACGCAGGAGTGCGTCGATGAGGCGTTCGGGGCACTGCGGCTGCAGATCGCCCGGGCCGACGAGTGGCTCGACGTCCTCGACGACACGGACCTCGGTCGCGAGCTGCCCCACGGCAGTGGCACGATCTCGATCCGCGAGCTGCTGGTCCACATGATCGAGGAGTACGCCCGCCACAACGGCCACGCCGACCTGCTGCGCGAGTGCATCGACGGTCGTACGGGGGACTAG
- the mltG gene encoding endolytic transglycosylase MltG → MSDGDGGLTMLTGPEDPRPSRPGSRRRAEPPVKKKSGLKNIIALVAVIAILIGGYVVVTKVMDRMGGAEDYSGSGTGTVEVTIPSGASGIDIARILAKDDVVKSSEAFYQLSLTDNRAQQIQPGTFRLRQQMSAEAALTALVDPSARIQAKFTVPEGARVGQIVEIISKNTDLKAEDLEAALDDPATIGLPDYANGNPEGYLYPETYFVEPGEDAKDVLSRMVKQTLKVAKDLDIGSRAPALGLSGEEVLTVASILEYEGQKDEDYAKIARVLYNRIEQGMPLQLDSTVSYVSERKGDVWTTAEERANPSLYNTYQHAGLPPGPIGSPGEASIQAALNPASGPWLYFFATKDGSVIYNEDFGKHTRDCQAEYGAGSCGG, encoded by the coding sequence ATGAGTGATGGCGACGGCGGTCTGACGATGCTGACCGGCCCGGAGGATCCCCGGCCCTCCCGACCCGGTTCGCGGCGCAGGGCCGAGCCGCCCGTGAAGAAGAAGTCGGGCCTGAAGAACATCATCGCGCTCGTCGCGGTGATCGCGATCCTCATCGGCGGTTACGTCGTCGTCACGAAGGTCATGGACCGCATGGGCGGCGCCGAGGACTACTCCGGCTCGGGCACGGGCACCGTCGAGGTGACCATCCCCTCGGGAGCCAGCGGCATCGACATCGCGCGGATCCTGGCCAAGGACGACGTCGTCAAGTCCTCCGAGGCGTTCTACCAGCTGAGCCTGACGGACAACCGCGCCCAGCAGATCCAGCCGGGCACGTTCCGGCTCCGCCAGCAGATGTCGGCCGAGGCCGCGTTGACCGCTCTGGTCGACCCCTCCGCGCGCATCCAGGCCAAGTTCACCGTTCCTGAGGGCGCCCGCGTCGGGCAGATCGTCGAGATCATCTCCAAGAACACCGACCTGAAGGCCGAGGACCTCGAGGCCGCCCTCGACGATCCCGCCACCATCGGCCTGCCGGACTACGCGAACGGCAACCCCGAGGGCTACCTGTACCCCGAGACGTACTTCGTCGAGCCGGGCGAGGATGCCAAGGACGTGCTGTCGCGCATGGTCAAGCAGACCCTCAAGGTCGCCAAGGACCTGGACATCGGCTCGCGCGCCCCGGCGCTCGGTCTGTCCGGTGAAGAGGTCCTCACCGTCGCCAGCATCCTCGAGTACGAGGGTCAGAAGGACGAGGACTACGCCAAGATCGCGCGCGTCCTCTACAACCGCATCGAGCAGGGCATGCCGCTGCAGCTGGACTCGACGGTCTCCTACGTCAGCGAGCGCAAGGGCGACGTGTGGACGACGGCCGAGGAGCGCGCGAACCCGTCGCTCTACAACACGTACCAGCACGCGGGGCTGCCCCCGGGACCGATCGGCTCGCCCGGCGAGGCTTCGATCCAGGCTGCGCTGAACCCCGCGTCGGGCCCGTGGCTGTACTTCTTCGCGACGAAGGACGGCTCGGTCATCTACAACGAGGACTTCGGCAAGCACACGCGTGACTGCCAGGCGGAGTACGGCGCCGGCTCGTGCGGTGGCTGA
- the ruvX gene encoding Holliday junction resolvase RuvX, translating into MTWRRGRRLGVDVGDARIGVASCDPDGMIATPVETVPAGPQSIARLVALAQEYEVLEVVVGLPLGMSGREGPAAVKVRAFADTLAAAVHAAMPGVSVRLVDERLSTVAGQAQLHASGRTTKSSRAVIDQAAAVVILQSAIDAEKTRGTASGEVVAVTEGNDG; encoded by the coding sequence ATGACCTGGCGCCGAGGACGCCGGCTCGGCGTCGACGTGGGGGATGCCCGGATCGGGGTCGCGTCGTGCGACCCCGACGGGATGATCGCCACGCCGGTCGAGACGGTGCCCGCCGGACCGCAGTCGATCGCTCGTCTCGTGGCCCTCGCGCAGGAGTACGAGGTGCTCGAGGTCGTGGTCGGTCTGCCGCTGGGAATGTCGGGCCGAGAGGGCCCCGCGGCGGTCAAGGTGAGGGCGTTCGCGGACACGCTCGCGGCGGCGGTGCATGCGGCGATGCCGGGCGTTTCGGTACGGTTGGTCGATGAACGTCTCTCGACGGTGGCGGGCCAGGCCCAGCTGCACGCGAGCGGACGGACGACGAAGTCGTCTCGTGCAGTCATCGATCAGGCGGCTGCCGTAGTGATTCTGCAGTCGGCGATCGACGCCGAGAAGACACGGGGGACCGCCTCCGGCGAGGTGGTCGCCGTGACTGAAGGGAACGACGGATGA
- the hisS gene encoding histidine--tRNA ligase: protein MSKLSGFPEFLPAERNVELAVLDHLARVFELHGFANIETRAVEPLETLLRKGEIDKEVYAVRRLHADESEASELALHFDLTVPFARYVVENAGHLQFPFRRYQIQKVWRGERPQAGRFREFTQADIDIVGDGSLPFHFDVEVARVMAEALAGLPIPGLSMTLQVSNRKVLEGFYLGLGIEQPTAVMQVIDKLDKLTGDKIADLLGELGLTEDQANLCLALAEIITTDTSFVQRVRDLGVEHPMLDEGLAELEAVIAGCATVEGVTVTADLRIARGLDYYTGTVFETRVAEFPALGSICSGGRYDQLASDGKRTYPGVGLSIGVSRLLSTLTTSGITASRSVPSVVLVAVNDEASRPESDAIAQQLRARGIACEVAPNAQKFGKQIRFAERRGIPFVWFVNDDGHQAKDIRTGEQASADPDAWTPPETDLRPQVTHKETTA, encoded by the coding sequence ATGAGCAAGCTGTCCGGATTCCCGGAGTTCCTTCCCGCCGAGCGCAACGTCGAGCTGGCGGTCCTCGATCACCTCGCCCGCGTCTTCGAGCTGCACGGCTTCGCCAACATCGAGACTCGCGCCGTCGAGCCGCTCGAGACGCTGCTGCGCAAGGGCGAGATCGACAAGGAGGTCTACGCCGTCCGCCGGCTGCACGCCGACGAGTCCGAGGCCTCCGAGCTGGCGCTGCACTTCGACCTCACGGTCCCGTTCGCGCGCTACGTCGTCGAGAACGCCGGCCACCTGCAGTTCCCGTTCCGCCGCTACCAGATCCAGAAGGTCTGGCGCGGCGAGCGCCCGCAGGCCGGCCGCTTCCGCGAGTTCACCCAGGCCGACATCGACATCGTCGGCGACGGCTCGCTGCCGTTCCACTTCGACGTCGAGGTCGCCCGTGTCATGGCCGAGGCGCTCGCGGGCCTGCCGATCCCCGGCCTGTCGATGACGCTGCAGGTCAGCAACCGCAAGGTGCTGGAGGGCTTCTACCTGGGCCTGGGCATCGAGCAGCCGACCGCGGTCATGCAGGTGATCGACAAGCTCGACAAGCTGACCGGCGACAAGATCGCCGACCTGCTGGGCGAGCTGGGTCTGACCGAGGACCAGGCGAACCTCTGCCTGGCCCTGGCCGAGATCATCACGACCGACACGTCGTTCGTGCAGCGCGTCCGCGACCTCGGTGTCGAGCACCCGATGCTGGACGAGGGACTGGCCGAGCTGGAGGCCGTCATCGCGGGGTGTGCCACTGTCGAGGGTGTGACCGTCACCGCCGACCTGCGCATCGCGCGCGGACTGGACTACTACACCGGCACGGTCTTCGAGACCCGTGTGGCGGAGTTCCCGGCCCTGGGCTCGATCTGCTCGGGCGGCCGCTACGACCAGCTCGCCAGCGACGGCAAGCGCACCTACCCGGGCGTCGGCCTGTCGATCGGCGTCTCCCGCCTGCTGTCGACCCTCACGACCAGCGGCATCACCGCCAGCCGGTCGGTGCCGTCGGTGGTCCTGGTGGCCGTCAACGACGAGGCGTCCCGCCCCGAGAGCGACGCGATCGCCCAGCAGCTGCGCGCTCGCGGCATCGCCTGCGAGGTCGCCCCCAACGCCCAGAAGTTCGGCAAGCAGATCCGCTTCGCCGAGCGCCGCGGCATCCCCTTCGTCTGGTTCGTCAACGACGATGGACACCAGGCGAAGGACATCCGAACCGGTGAGCAGGCGTCGGCCGATCCCGACGCCTGGACACCCCCCGAGACCGACCTGCGACCGCAGGTGACCCACAAGGAGACGACAGCGTGA
- the alaS gene encoding alanine--tRNA ligase, protein METAEIRRRFLSHFENAGHTVVPSAPLLFDDPNLLFVNAGMVPFKPYFLGQETPPFDRATSVQKCVRTLDIEEVGKTTRHGTFFQMNGNFSFGDYFKEGAITHAWELITNSVDDGGLGFDPDKIWVTVLHTDTESRELWKKVAGLPDERIQNRGLLDNYWHMGVEGPGGPCSEIYVDRGPQYGPDGGPEADEDRFLEIWNLVFMQEEITNVTAKDQFDVVGPLPQQNIDTGMGLERVAYLLQGKENMYEIDEVYPVIAKASELSGRAYGADHEDDVRFRVIADHVRSSLMLIGDGVTPGNESRGYVLRRLLRRAVRSMRLLGYDDPALPELLPVSLERMKASYPELETDFARISQIAYAEEEAFRQTLGKGTQIFDVAAGETKKSGGTVLSGDQAFALHDTYGFPIDLTLEMAQEQGLSVDQEGFRALMSEQRARAKADAKAKKGVHADTTIYRQTIDAFGPTDWLAYTNLITESTVLALLSGGAQVPVLSEGQVGEVVLDRTGFYAESGGQNADAGMLRWDGGQAEVLDVQRPIRGLVVHQVRVQSGELTTGADLSAEVDHDWRLGARQAHSGTHVVHAALREVLGPTALQSGSYNRPGYLRLDFGWGGALDPEQLHRVEHVSNRALREDLQVSQHWMSLPEAKEFGALALFGETYGEQVRVIEIGGPWSRELCGGTHVERSSQIGTVVLTSDTSVGAGHRRVEAFVGIEGFEYLARERDLVSQLTEMLKAKPDDVPAKVNDLVSRLKATEKELEKIKSAQLQGAAGDIAAAATDVDGVAFVGHRAEGVGGGDVRQLALDIRGRLQDRPAVVVVVGTAGDKPSAVVALTPQAVDRGLSAQQLITVVGQHIGGRGGGKADVAQGGGTDLGGIEPAFGAVREALRG, encoded by the coding sequence ATGGAGACCGCTGAGATCCGGCGCCGATTCCTGTCCCACTTCGAGAACGCCGGCCACACGGTCGTGCCTTCGGCCCCGCTGCTGTTCGACGACCCGAACCTGCTGTTCGTCAACGCCGGCATGGTCCCGTTCAAGCCGTACTTCCTCGGCCAGGAGACCCCGCCGTTCGACCGCGCCACGAGCGTGCAGAAGTGCGTGCGCACCCTCGACATCGAGGAGGTCGGCAAGACCACCCGTCACGGCACGTTCTTCCAGATGAACGGCAACTTCAGCTTCGGTGACTACTTCAAGGAAGGTGCGATCACGCACGCCTGGGAGCTCATCACCAACTCGGTCGACGACGGTGGCCTGGGCTTCGACCCCGACAAGATCTGGGTCACGGTCCTGCACACCGACACCGAGTCGCGCGAGCTGTGGAAGAAGGTCGCCGGCCTGCCCGACGAGCGGATCCAGAACCGCGGCCTGCTGGACAACTACTGGCACATGGGTGTCGAGGGTCCCGGCGGTCCGTGCTCGGAGATCTACGTCGACCGCGGCCCGCAGTACGGCCCCGACGGCGGCCCCGAGGCCGACGAGGACCGGTTCCTGGAGATCTGGAACCTGGTCTTCATGCAGGAGGAGATCACCAACGTCACCGCGAAGGACCAGTTCGACGTGGTGGGACCCCTGCCGCAGCAGAACATCGACACGGGCATGGGCCTCGAGCGCGTCGCGTACCTCCTGCAGGGCAAGGAGAACATGTACGAGATCGACGAGGTCTACCCCGTGATCGCCAAGGCCTCCGAGCTCAGCGGCCGGGCCTACGGGGCCGACCACGAGGACGACGTCCGCTTCCGCGTCATCGCCGACCACGTCCGCAGCAGCCTGATGCTGATCGGTGACGGCGTCACCCCCGGCAACGAGTCGCGCGGCTACGTGCTGCGTCGCCTGCTGCGCCGCGCGGTCCGCTCCATGCGCCTGCTGGGCTACGACGACCCGGCGCTGCCCGAGCTGCTGCCGGTCAGCCTCGAGCGCATGAAGGCCTCCTACCCCGAGCTGGAGACCGACTTCGCACGGATCAGTCAGATCGCCTACGCCGAGGAGGAGGCGTTCCGCCAGACCCTCGGCAAGGGCACGCAGATCTTCGACGTCGCGGCCGGCGAGACCAAGAAGTCCGGCGGCACGGTGCTCAGCGGCGACCAGGCGTTCGCGCTGCACGACACGTACGGCTTCCCGATCGACCTGACGCTGGAGATGGCGCAGGAGCAGGGCCTGTCGGTCGACCAGGAGGGCTTCCGGGCGCTCATGTCCGAGCAGCGGGCTCGCGCCAAGGCCGACGCGAAGGCCAAGAAGGGCGTCCACGCCGACACCACGATCTACCGCCAGACGATCGACGCCTTCGGCCCGACCGACTGGCTGGCGTACACGAACCTCATCACCGAGTCCACGGTCCTGGCGCTGCTGTCCGGCGGAGCGCAGGTCCCCGTCCTGTCCGAGGGACAGGTGGGCGAGGTCGTCCTCGACCGCACCGGCTTCTACGCCGAGTCCGGCGGCCAGAACGCCGACGCCGGCATGCTGCGCTGGGACGGCGGCCAGGCCGAGGTGCTCGACGTCCAGCGGCCCATCCGCGGCCTGGTCGTCCACCAGGTCCGGGTCCAGTCCGGCGAGCTGACCACCGGCGCCGACCTGTCGGCCGAGGTCGACCACGACTGGCGCCTCGGCGCCCGCCAGGCGCACTCGGGCACGCACGTCGTGCACGCCGCGCTGCGTGAGGTGCTCGGCCCGACGGCGCTGCAGTCCGGCTCGTACAACCGCCCCGGCTACCTGCGCCTCGACTTCGGCTGGGGCGGCGCGCTCGATCCCGAGCAGCTGCACCGGGTCGAGCACGTCTCGAACCGCGCCCTGCGCGAGGACCTGCAGGTCTCGCAGCACTGGATGAGCCTGCCCGAGGCCAAGGAGTTCGGCGCCCTGGCGCTGTTCGGCGAGACCTACGGCGAGCAGGTGCGCGTCATCGAGATCGGCGGCCCCTGGTCGCGTGAGCTCTGCGGCGGCACCCACGTCGAGCGCTCCAGCCAGATCGGCACCGTCGTGCTGACCTCCGACACCTCCGTCGGCGCGGGACACCGCCGCGTCGAGGCGTTCGTCGGCATCGAGGGCTTCGAGTACCTGGCCCGCGAGCGCGACCTGGTCTCGCAGCTGACCGAGATGCTCAAGGCCAAGCCCGACGACGTGCCCGCCAAGGTCAACGACCTCGTCTCGCGCCTCAAGGCGACCGAGAAGGAGCTCGAGAAGATCAAGAGCGCCCAGCTGCAGGGCGCGGCCGGCGACATCGCCGCGGCCGCGACGGACGTCGACGGTGTCGCGTTCGTCGGTCACCGCGCCGAGGGCGTCGGTGGCGGCGACGTGCGTCAGCTCGCGCTCGACATCCGTGGCCGCCTGCAGGACCGCCCCGCGGTCGTCGTGGTCGTCGGCACCGCCGGTGACAAGCCGTCGGCCGTCGTGGCGCTGACCCCGCAGGCGGTCGACCGCGGCCTCTCGGCGCAGCAGCTGATCACGGTCGTGGGCCAGCACATCGGCGGACGCGGCGGCGGCAAGGCCGACGTCGCCCAGGGCGGCGGCACGGACCTCGGTGGCATCGAGCCGGCGTTCGGCGCGGTCCGGGAGGCCCTGCGCGGATGA
- a CDS encoding DUF6167 family protein produces MSARVVWFVAGAAAGVYSSVKAKRAAYRLSMPGLIDQAAALGSGVRAFRAEMHEGMNSKEHQLRTHLLASDPELRLALTEPTDPSEKKELP; encoded by the coding sequence ATGAGCGCCCGCGTCGTCTGGTTCGTCGCCGGCGCGGCCGCCGGCGTCTACTCCAGCGTCAAGGCCAAGCGCGCCGCCTACCGATTGTCGATGCCCGGCCTGATCGACCAGGCCGCCGCTCTCGGCTCCGGGGTGCGTGCCTTCCGGGCCGAGATGCACGAGGGCATGAACTCCAAGGAGCACCAGCTGCGCACCCACCTGCTGGCCTCCGATCCCGAACTCCGGCTCGCTCTGACCGAGCCCACCGACCCCTCCGAAAAGAAGGAACTTCCCTGA
- a CDS encoding replication-associated recombination protein A: MADGLFDLPDQAPSDSRRDSSGSLAGNVHSSAPLAVRMRPQSLDELVGQQHLLAPGSPLRRMIEGNAPLTVLLWGPPGTGKTTLASLISHQTDRRFVEVSAVSAGVKEVREVIAGARQALSRGKETVLFVDEVHRFSKAQQDALLPGVENRWVSLVAATTENPHFSVISPLLSRSLLLTLQPLTDDDIAILVDRAMTDERGFGGKITISDEARDHLVRLAGGDGRRVLTYLEAAAGAASDQGHAEITLDDAALAVDKAAVRYDRQGDQHYDVTSAFIKSIRGSDVDAALHYLARMIEAGEDPRFIARRLMIHASEDIGMADPTALPMTTATAQAVAMIGFPEARIPLAQAVIHLATAPKSNAVIRAIDAAMADVRAGKVGPVPPALRDAHYAGAKKLGHGHDYAYPHNDTRGVVPQQYAPDDVDGSDYYEPGPHGAEGAIAERLARIRAIVRDR; this comes from the coding sequence ATGGCTGACGGACTGTTCGATCTCCCGGATCAGGCGCCGTCGGACTCCCGACGCGACTCGAGCGGCTCGCTGGCCGGCAACGTCCACTCCAGCGCTCCGCTGGCCGTCCGGATGCGACCGCAGTCGCTCGACGAGCTGGTGGGTCAGCAGCACCTGCTGGCACCGGGCTCGCCGCTGCGCCGGATGATCGAGGGCAACGCTCCGCTGACCGTCCTGCTGTGGGGGCCTCCGGGCACCGGCAAGACCACACTCGCCAGCCTGATCAGTCACCAGACCGACCGGCGCTTCGTCGAGGTCTCGGCCGTCAGCGCGGGCGTCAAGGAGGTCCGCGAGGTCATCGCCGGCGCTCGCCAGGCGCTGTCGCGCGGCAAGGAGACCGTTCTCTTCGTCGACGAGGTCCACCGCTTCAGCAAGGCCCAGCAGGACGCACTGCTGCCCGGCGTCGAGAACCGGTGGGTCAGCCTCGTCGCGGCGACCACCGAGAACCCGCACTTCAGCGTGATCTCGCCGCTGCTGAGCCGCTCGCTGCTGCTCACGCTCCAGCCCCTGACCGACGACGACATCGCCATCCTCGTGGACCGGGCGATGACCGACGAGCGGGGCTTCGGCGGCAAGATCACGATCAGCGACGAGGCCCGCGACCACCTGGTCCGCCTCGCCGGCGGCGACGGTCGCCGCGTGCTGACCTACCTCGAGGCTGCCGCCGGCGCCGCCTCGGACCAGGGTCACGCCGAGATCACCCTCGACGACGCAGCGCTGGCCGTCGACAAGGCCGCCGTGCGGTACGACCGCCAGGGCGACCAGCACTACGACGTCACGAGCGCCTTCATCAAGTCGATCCGCGGCTCGGACGTGGACGCGGCGCTGCACTACCTGGCCCGGATGATCGAGGCGGGGGAGGACCCCCGTTTCATCGCCCGGCGGCTGATGATCCACGCCAGCGAGGACATCGGCATGGCCGACCCGACGGCGCTGCCGATGACGACCGCGACCGCTCAGGCCGTCGCGATGATCGGCTTCCCCGAGGCGCGCATCCCGCTGGCGCAGGCCGTGATCCACCTCGCGACCGCGCCGAAGTCCAACGCCGTGATCCGTGCGATCGACGCCGCGATGGCCGACGTCCGGGCCGGCAAGGTCGGTCCCGTGCCGCCCGCGTTGCGTGACGCCCACTACGCCGGGGCCAAGAAGCTGGGCCACGGTCACGACTACGCCTACCCCCACAACGACACCCGCGGGGTGGTGCCGCAGCAGTACGCGCCCGACGACGTCGACGGCTCGGACTACTACGAGCCGGGGCCGCACGGGGCCGAAGGGGCCATCGCCGAGCGACTCGCCCGAATCCGCGCGATCGTCCGGGACCGGTAA
- a CDS encoding shikimate dehydrogenase codes for MAEVRCAVVGSPIAHSLSPAMHRAAYGLLGLDWSYGAFDVQEGELTEFVSEHREGWRGYSVTAPLKREAAALAAQRDREVEALGVANTLVAIDAGWSAVNTDVPGAINALREVGVDSLSTLRILGAGATAASVALAGLRLGARDVELRVRDERRAIRTVQTIEQLGLSVSVVPLHVDVTESVDLLVSTVPGEAIAGHEHAFVGTADAVFDVVYDPWPTGLMASAQSEGRPLVSGLDLLAHQAVLQIELMTGEAVQPDVLVTAAMEALASR; via the coding sequence GTGGCTGAGGTGAGGTGCGCCGTCGTCGGCTCACCCATCGCCCATTCGCTGTCGCCGGCGATGCACCGGGCGGCCTACGGGCTGCTCGGACTGGACTGGAGCTACGGCGCGTTCGACGTGCAGGAGGGTGAGCTCACCGAGTTCGTCTCCGAGCACCGCGAGGGGTGGCGGGGCTACTCCGTCACCGCCCCGTTGAAGCGCGAGGCGGCCGCCCTGGCCGCCCAACGCGATCGTGAGGTCGAGGCCCTCGGCGTCGCCAACACGCTCGTGGCGATCGACGCCGGCTGGTCCGCGGTCAACACCGACGTCCCGGGGGCGATCAACGCTCTGCGCGAGGTCGGCGTGGACTCGCTCTCGACGCTGCGCATCCTCGGCGCCGGCGCCACCGCGGCGTCCGTCGCGCTGGCGGGCCTGCGGCTCGGGGCACGCGACGTCGAGCTGCGCGTCCGCGATGAGCGGCGTGCGATCCGCACCGTCCAGACGATCGAGCAGCTGGGTCTGTCGGTGTCGGTCGTCCCGCTGCACGTCGACGTGACCGAGTCGGTCGACCTGCTGGTCTCGACCGTGCCCGGTGAGGCGATCGCGGGACACGAGCACGCCTTCGTCGGCACCGCAGACGCGGTCTTCGACGTCGTCTACGACCCGTGGCCGACGGGCCTGATGGCCTCGGCGCAGTCCGAGGGCCGTCCGCTCGTCAGCGGCCTCGATCTGCTGGCCCACCAGGCGGTCCTGCAGATCGAGCTCATGACCGGCGAAGCGGTCCAGCCGGACGTCCTGGTGACAGCGGCCATGGAGGCCCTCGCCAGCCGTTAG